In the genome of Phacochoerus africanus isolate WHEZ1 chromosome 5, ROS_Pafr_v1, whole genome shotgun sequence, the window CAGAGTTCCCCAGTGGaacagcgggtcaaggatccagccttgtcactgctgctctggcacgggttcaatccccagccccagagtGTCTGCATGCCGCTGGCAGAGCCAAATGAATAAACGAACCATCGATACAGGTATGGTTTTTGAACATCTTCATTTGCAGTAAAAAATACGAAAACAAgagtgggaagggggaggaggcgACAGAGGAGGAAAGTGGTGAAAGGGAGCAGGACCTGAGCATTTACTTCCTTAAAAGACAGATGGACTGGGGACAGACAGGACAAAATACCTGCACCTGGTAAACCTGGCTGGTGAGCATGTGGGTACAGTTCTTCAGAAAGTTTAagaatttcgggagttcccatcgtggcgcagtggttaacgaatccgactaagaaccacgaggttgcgggttcagtccctgcccttgctcagtgggttaaggatccggcattgccgtaacctgtggtgtaggttgcagacacggttcggatcccgagttgctgtggctctggcgtaggccggcagctacagctccgatttgacccctaggctgggaacctccacatgctgtgagtgcagctctaaaaagcaacaacaaattcataattttcataattaaacactttgaatttaatttttcaattttatggccACAGATGGAAGTGCcggggccatggattgaatccaagccatgctacagcaatgctggatccttaacccactttgctgggccggggatcaaacctgtgtcccagggctccagagacgctGTCGATCCCATtgggtcacagcaggaactcctgcagttggagttttaatccactgtgccgtggcaggaactcctcaatgcctTCTAAATTTAATGAGTAAATCCtctacccaggagttcccattgtggagcagcagaaacaaatccaactaggaaccacgaggttactggttcgaaccctggcctcgctcaatgggttaaggatctgacattgctgtgagctgtggtgtaggttgcaaattcggttcagatcctgtgttgctgtggctgtggtgtaggctggcagctgcagctccaacctgacccttagcctgggaaccttcatatgcggtgggtagggccctaaaaagcaaaataaataaattaattaattaattaaatcctCTACCCAGAGTCACAAAGATATCCAGTCTACTGATGGTTTTTCCTTTCACAAGTATGTCTTCGAGCCATTTGGAgagggttggttggttggtttctgtctttttgtctttttgagggccgaccctgcagcacatggaggttccagggctaggggtccactcagagctgtagctgccagcctgccccacagccacagaagcgccaggtctttaacccactgagcgaggccaggggtcgaacccacgtcctcacggacgCTTGttagattcgcttccgctgagccaggatgagaactcctGGCGGTTTTTTACTGTGATCTGAAATAGGCACCTGACTTTGCCTCTCACTTAACAAGCCCGTTTCCCAAACTCTTGTGTCCTTCACGCCCGTCTTTGTGAGCTCCCCTCCACCAGCCATTTGAACACGGAGTTGTTTGTGCCCAGGTGGAGTGAGGTTGGGAGCCCAGCCcagaggggtggggagcaggttCTGGGTGTCTAAAGAAGCCacatcgaggagttcccatcatggcgcagtggttgacgaatctgaaccatgaggttgcgggttcgatccctgcccttgctcagtgggttaacgatccagcattgccgtgagctatggtgtgggtcgcggatgcgtctcggatcccgtgttgctgtggctctggcgtaggctggcggctacagctcagattagacccctatcctgggaacctccatatgttgcaggagcagcccagaaatggcaaaaagaaaaaaaaagaagccacgtCGGGGTTCCCGCTGTAGTACGACAGTTCAGCTGCAtcctgggagcgctgggacacagctttgatccctggcctgcacagcaggttaaggattcggcatggTTGCaactttggtgtaggtggcaaccggagctcagagctgatccctggcccaggagctccacaggccatggaacagccaaaaaacaggaaaaataaaaaagaaagaagcccaCCTCCCAAGGGGGACGGTTTCAGACGCACCCGTGGCAGGCCTTTCCTCACTGAGCACGAAGGGCCCTGCTGGGGGCTGGACCTCTGTGCTTGGAGCAAGACTTCTGCCCAGAGCTCAAGGTCAAGGGGGAGCCATTCAGGGTCAAGGGGGAGTCTCATGCAGGGCACTTCGGGGCAGCTGGCCAGTGGTGGTCTCAGTGCCCCTCGGAGGTCAGAGGTGAGGGGCAGAGCACTATCCCAGAGGAAGGGTCCTTCCGCAGGCCTGTGACGGCCAGGGTAAGGGGCCAGCGGGGCCGCCAGACAGCCTGCCACTGGGCACCCCATGAGAGGGCTCTGAACCTGGCAGTGGGTCCAGAGCCTCTGCCTCCTGTCCCATCTTTCAGCCTGGGGAGCCTCTACACCCTCACAGAAGAGGCAGCCGTGCCCCCCAGGCCTGAGGTGCCATCCTGTCTGGCACAGTGCCCCCCAGGCCTGAGGTGCCATCCTGTCTGGCACAGTCATGAGGGGCAGGTGGGAGACAGGCAAGGGACAGGTAAGGGACAGGCGAGGGGTTACCAAGCAGCGAGAGCAAATGTTTTGCAGGCAATGGGCTTGCTTGTTTCTTGGCTGCACCTTCAGCTTACAGAACttccaaggattaaacccacaccacagcagtgggcCAAgttgccacagtgacaatgccagatccttgacccactgcgccacaaaggaatTCCCCCTGATTGTGGCAATGTGGTCATGGGTGCAGACAGACCCAGGCTCACCAGTGTATGTATATACTGTACTCCGTGCAGCCAACTGAATGTCCCTCATACCTCAGTCAAGCTATGAAAACCACTACCGGCCAAATCGTTTTAGTTGAGGAATGTGCACGCTAGATAAGCATTTTGGGTAGGGTCAGCACACCCAGAGCAGGGTCACGTTTAGGTCTGGACCCCAGGCACCCTCCCCGGGGCCGCCTGTAGCCATCCACAGGCCACACTCATGTTTACCGATACTTCGTCGGGGGAAGGGCCTTTTTATCACCTCCAAATTTGAGAAAGTACATTTCTTGGAGTAAAAATAGACCGTGCACTTGTAAGGCACAATTTAATGCCTCCTGACTCAGCTGGGTTCGcatgattttcttattttaactctTCCTTCTGCAGTGGCTGCACCTGCTCCCTCCTGGTAGCAAAGGCATCTCCAGTTCCAGTCGCCATGGAGCCCACGGGCCGCCCCCACCACGCCTCCCCAGCAGCCACATCCACGGCTTGCACCCGGGCCGGGTGCTGAGGACCAGGCAAGGGGGGGTTCCTGAGCGGATTCGGAACTTCCTTTCTGAAAGGAACCTCGCAGGTCACAGGTTCCCGAGGTGAAGCTGTCACATCACCTCCCTCTGGGTAAAAGTGTCCAGATTACGTCCGGGGGCGAAGGAGCTGGCGGTTAATTCCACTTCTTCCTGGCCAacattccttctttctcctccagcAGATGCCAGGCGGGTATCGTGTGGTCGAGATGCTCTCAGGTCTGGATGTGATGGGTGCCCCCCAGATACtccaaaatttggaaataaagccATTctttgtaaaccagctataatggaaaaaaattaggtcattatattaaaaaaaattaaaataaaaagccattcTCCAAGAGGTCAGCTAGTAAGCCCTGCAATGACTGTGTGTGTCACCTAGGAAAGAACACACGACCAGTTAACTCAACAACGGAAGAGTCATGGACGAGTTCCTGCCGCGGCTCCCCGGAAACAAAGCTGAAgatgcggggtcgatccctggcctcgctccgtgggttcacaatctggtgttgtcacgagatgtggtgtaagtcacaggtgtggctcggaccccacgctcgtcgctgtggctgtggtggaggcaggcagcctcagctccaatttgaaccctagcctgggaacctccatgtgccatgggtgtggccctaaaaagcaagagagagagagagagagagagagagagagagagagagagagagagctctctcTGCTGACAAAGTGAAAGAGGCCTAACCCCCGGGGACCTGAACCTGAACCCGAACCCAGCAATGCCCTGGCTGGGGCCTGTTTCCTTGACATGCCGGTCAGAACCAACAAGGAAAAGCCAGGTCCAAAGAGGGGTCCGGTCCCCACGAGGCCTCAGGGACAGAAGAGCCGAGTCGGGCGGCGTTCTGGCCCCGGGGTGTGAGCAGGCAGCCTTGGCCAAATCTGCCAAGGCCCTTGGGCTTCAGCAGCAAGGGGACCCGAGGCGCGCAGTGACCGCCAGATCCCACACTGGCCTCCAGTTAGCTGGCTTGGTGGGATGCCAGCTCACACACGTATCCTAGAGGCCCCGGGAGCTACCAGGTTCCTGTGCTGCAATCAAGTCCCGGCCAGAGTTCACTCAGAGCCAGAGCCTGACCCCAGGGCAGGATCGTGCTTCTGCGCCAGGAGCTGGGGCCTGAGTCCGACGGGAGAGCTGTCCTCCCAGGGAGCTGCAACCTGGAGGCAGAGAGCAGGCGGCAGCAAGGGAGGGCAGTTTCACGGGGCGGGTGAAGGAAGAGCCTCCCAAGTGCCGCTTTGGCCCCAAGCTCCAGGGCACCTCCTTGGAGCCTGAGAAGGAGCCAGGCTCTTCTCCCACAGCCCCTGTTGCAGCAGAGACAGCCTGTTACCTGAGGGGGAGGCCCGAGGGGCCTCGCCTAGCCCTCTGCCCAGCCTGACCCCAAGGTCCACGGTGCTCCCTCAAGAGGGCGCAGGCCCCAGGGCAGAGTCAGGgatgagcagcccaggctgggggctcTGACCACCACGAGGAAGGCGTGTTCTGGCCCAGAGGAAGGGGGTTCTGCCTTGCCGAGTGCTCGGGGACCACCGCCTCTCCGATTCCCAGTGGGCCTGCATTGGGACTGGGAGGAAATGCGGGCAGGCCAGAGTGTCTGCATGAAGTCGCCCTCAGCATCCCTGGCCGGCCCCACAGCGCCTGGAGCCACCAGAGACCCATGTGGGGCAGGTGCCAGCTCAGGGACCCAGAACAAAGCAGCAGGACTGCCAGGCCTTTCCGCGGTGGTGGCAGATAGAGCTAGTCCATGCCCGCCGGGATGTATCAAGTTACCATGGCAACAGCAAGAGTGGGCAAAGGAACCCCCAGATTGTTTGCCTAAAGCAATTTTAAGGTCCACTGCCTCAGGGTGATGCTTTGGGACACGCTCGGCAACACGCAGGGGTCAGTCATATGTTCGGTCAGCAGATACAAGCGGCATGAGCAGGTTCTGGAAGGCCCACCTCCGAGGTGGGTGCCCTCTGCTCCGGCtgtgctgggttttgtttttgctgagtttttttttggctgcacttgtggcatacagaaattcccaggccaggagttcctgttgcggcgcagtggaaacgaatccgactaggaaccatgaagctgccgTTTCGatgcctggtcttgctcagcgggttaaggatccagtgttgccgtgagctgtggtgcaggtcacaagcgtggctcagctcggatctggcgtggctgtggctgtggtgtaggctggaagctgtagctccgatttgattcctagcctgggaacctccatatgcagcaggtgtggccctaagaagaaaaaaagcaaaagaaattcccaggccagggatcaaacccaggctacagctgcaaccCGTCcgacagcagagacaatgccggatccttaacccactgtgttttGCGATTGTACCTACCGTTCTAAAAAGCAGTGAAGCACCCTCACTTCATGGAAGGGCTCCCCAAGCTGGCAAGGCCTGGAGCTCAGCCTCCACAGCTGAGGCTTCAGAATCCTGACCACGGTTCACACGTTTTCCTGGGCCTCCTCGCCAGCTCGCCCTGGAGGCCACCAGCCTCAGCAGCCAGCAAGGGACACCCGCCAGGTATGCCCGTGGCCCGTGAGGCAGCCTCGAGCAGTAAAGggtatttctgggtgtgtctccGAGGCCAGCATCTGTTTCAGAAGACtgaagatctggagttcctgtcgtggcgcagtggttaacgaatccgactaggaaccatgaggttgtgggttcggtccctgcccttgctcagtgggttaaggatccggcgttgccgtgagctgtggtgtaggttgcagacatggctcggatcccgcgttgctatggttctggtgtaggccagtggctccatctccgattcgacccctagcctgggaacctccatatgccgcgggagtggcccaaagaaatagcaaaaagacaaaaaaaaaaaaaaaagactgaagagcTGCCCTCACCAGTGtggatggaggagggggaggttcCCTGACTCTCAGCTGAAGCTGGACTGTCCGCCTTTGGCCCTTGGCCGTCGGAGGCCCCGGCTCTTGGGCCTTTGCTCTCTGGGGCTCCGGTTTCAGACGGCGCatcctgggacttctcagcccaCAGTCACACGAGCCAATCCTGAGAAAAAGGGTCACGTGCATCTCTTTACGCCCTCCCAATCCACGGCTCAGGAGAACCCGGAGGAGCAGGCTCTCACGGAACCTGCCCTCGAGCGAAGCCACGGTGGAGCCCCaggccttttttctcttttttggccactagGGTCGGGTTGGGCACTCAGGCTGGGCGGGGCGCAGGTCCCTGGAGCCCTGCTCCCCTATAGAGACGCCAGCAGATACAGGGTGTGGTGAGCAGGATGCTGCGGTTCCCCGGCAGAGCCGAGAGGGCAGCAGGTAGCCAGGCTTGTGCAcctcccggggggtggggggtggggcatcgGCCCCGTCTGCCCTCTCACACCTGCCCACGATGAGCGTTCCAGCCCCAGCCACCGGATCGCCAGCCCAGGGTCCACACCCTCGCACTGGCTGCCCGGCCACCACTGGCACTGACGTGTCTGCGGCAACCCAACCCCAGAGGGCCAGAAGAGAGGGCCTCTCAGCGTCACCTGAGCCTACAAGCAAGCCCAGCTCCGGGAGGCCGGGGGTCATCAGGGAGCCCGCTCCACCTGCAGCTGCACAACGTGATGATTGCCCGCTGTGAACTGCTAGGGTGTCCCCCCATCACACCAACCCCTGGAccctgggaggggacaggagccAGCCAAGTCCTAGAAGGTTCGTGCCACCACCCTGTGACGGGGACCTGGAGGCGTGCAGGCCAGGCCCCGTTGAGGGGGCTCATCTCCTCAGCCCTCGTCCTCAGCCCGCCTCCCGCCTGCCACCTCCGAACCAGGGCGATCACATAGCCCTCACAGGCTGGCCTCTGCCCTCGGAGtggctggggagaaggagggcGGGGCAGGGACATTCTGCCCCTGGCCCCACGGCCCAGCAAGACCACCAGCCTCAGAGAGGGTCACCGGGGGAGCTTCCAAAGGGAAGGAGTCTCCTGTCTGCTTCAGGCAAGCCGTGCGCCCCGGGCTGCCGGGGAGGCCCCAGTCGGCCGGGCCGCACCATGCGCTGTACCTCCGGGCACCACTCAGCTTCCCGGCAAAGACCCTCCCGGCCCTGCCCCGGTGTGGAGCAAGGACGTGCCGAGAACACATCTAGAAGCCCACGGAAGAGACGGAGAGGTAAGCCATCGGCTGAGCAGGGCCCACAGGGGTAAGGACACAGGTAACCCGGGAAGTGGGAGGGGCACATCACCTAGAGCTTCGCAGAGACCGATCTGAAGGCCGCCAGCATCTATCTTGACGTCGTTAGGGAATGTCATCCAGGTCCCGCCATCAACCACCAGCACAGTTCCTGTCACATAGGATGCCAAGGGGCTGGCCAGGAAGAGGGCGCTGTGGGCCACCTCTGTCTTGTTGCCCAGCCTCTGCTGGGGGCCAGCCAAGGTCTCTGCATGCAAGCCAGCATTCAGGCCGCCTGGGAGGGAGGGACGCTCAGCTCCTGCAAGCCCCAGGAGCCCGGggccctccctgtcccctcccagctTTCCTTGAACCCAGGGATGCTGGGGCAGTGCTACCGTCATCCTGGTGGAGCAGGAACAGGCCAGATACAGACCCTCACCCCGACAAGGCCCTGAATTCCAACGGGGCCCCATCTGGTGTCTGGCTCACACAACAAGGCCAGCAGCCCTTGGCCTTGAGTTTGAGGGAGCAGCTGCCCAAGTCCAGCTGAGCATCAGTCCACCACGGGGGTGTGCTAGCCGTCCCCCGGCCGAGGATGGACTCTGGGCCTGCACCAACCCCAGCCCCATCCCCGCCAGGTCGGAGGGGAGCTCACCCAGCCGCCGGAAACCCTCTGTGCCACTGATGGGGCCCAGGGCGAGGCTGTTGACACGGATGTTCTGGGgggcccactccacagccaggTGCCGCATCATGGCATCTGCACAGGAGGAGGCGGGTGTGAAGGAAGGGGCTGCTCTGCCATCGGGGTGGCCCAGGTGCGGGGAGGGGCTCAGGGCCTGGCCTCTGCACTGCCCGCTACGGGGCTCGGCTTCACGCGAACAGGGCAGGCCTCCAGGGATGGGCAGGAGTGGGGCCCGAACCCAGGCGGGCAGACCAGGGGAAGTGCCCGTACCCACGGTCGCCTTGGCAGAGCCTGCATGCACTTGGAGCACCTGCCCCCGGGTACCAAGGGTCGCGGTGATGTTCACAATCACCCCGCCATGGTCCTGCAACACATGAGGAGGGCAGTGAGGGGGTGGCCAGAAGCAGGGGTACCCAGCCGTAGGCCACTCACCCGGAAGAACTTCTCGTAGAGCACGCAGCACATGTTGAAGGTGCCCAAGGTGTCGGTGTCCAGCACGGCCTTGAAGGCGTTGGGGGACAAGGCGCTGGCGAGGCACAGGAAGttcccagctgcacctgcgggTGAGAGGCGACAGCAGTGGCACCGGACCCCCAGGCGGCTGAGGCAGCTGGACCCTCAGGGTGGTCCGGGCTGGACAGGGAAGACCTGAGCATCTGGAGAAATTCTGGAACCAGAGACTGGACGGGGGCTATGGTATGGGTTGGATGGTGTCACTCGAACAGGCAGggcatggagttcccgccatggcggagctgaaacgcatccgactagtcaccgtgaggttgcgggttcgatccccggcctcgctcagtgggttaaggaatccggtgttgccatgagctgtggggaaggtcgcagatgtggctcggatcctgcgctgctgtggctgtggtgcaggccggcagctgtagctccgattagagccctagcctggaaacctccgtatgccgcgggtgtggcccaaaaaagcaaaaaacaacaaaaaaaagctttgaattatttttttacccTCCTTTTTCTTTAAGGGGGAATTTCAGGACACCAGAGTGGCCCTGTCTGTGGTTCAGCCTAGTTCAGGACCTATGTGCTCGGGTTAGGCGTACGGATCCAGAAGGAACCGAGGCGACCCGGGGAAGGGCCTGCAGGCAGGGCAGTTCTGGGGCCTCCAAACAGGGCACCTGGCCTTGCTGGCCAACTGGAGGCCCGGCGGTGACTCACAGTTTACGAGGATATCGACCTTTCCCAACCCCTACAGGGCCTGCTCCACGGCTGCCACGATTGTCGCGGGCACTCGGACGTCCAGCGATAACAGAAGACACGTCTGGCCAGTGGCAGCAGCCAGCTTTCCAGCAGCCTAGAGCCagacagggagagaggggtgggcGGCAGCCTGGGGACCTTGGCCTGGAGGACAAGCCCCTGCAGAATCCGAGCAGGAGTATGATGAGCCCGGTTCCCCGCAGAAGGGGGCTCTGAGGGTGAAACCTCCGAGGCACAGTCGCAAGTGGCCACCTCCCAGGGCCACAACCCCTAGTGGGAGCTTCCCAAACATCCCGCGTGCTCTCCCCTCTTGTCACCCTCCAGG includes:
- the DECR2 gene encoding peroxisomal 2,4-dienoyl-CoA reductase [(3E)-enoyl-CoA-producing]; the protein is KLRCFPEQSVASCAGSVGRTRWDWLSRWWLLLPLSLSGGEAGEVPWPQSGLGVPQCSRRDSHPAGLVQSLGPLSECTAAHTVFAAGPRPCLPERHGGCPPEVPPRLLTPISSAHCAFGPRLVYLPQRPWVGGGLCLESSLLPPCCPHTCPLALQAWLPHSHRQQKSPESVDGCWKAGCCHWPDVSSVIAGRPSARDNRGSRGAGPVGVGKGAAGNFLCLASALSPNAFKAVLDTDTLGTFNMCCVLYEKFFRDHGGVIVNITATLGTRGQVLQVHAGSAKATVDAMMRHLAVEWAPQNIRVNSLALGPISGTEGFRRLGGLNAGLHAETLAGPQQRLGNKTEVAHSALFLASPLASYVTGTVLVVDGGTWMTFPNDVKIDAGGLQIGLCEALAGLQRMALFPNFGVSGGHPSHPDLRASRPHDTRLASAGGERRNVGQEEVELTASSFAPGRNLDTFTQREVM